From the genome of Desulfonatronum thioautotrophicum, one region includes:
- a CDS encoding efflux transporter outer membrane subunit, with translation MTSIRFLSLCLTLALCLSVLSGCGVKRDAYDVPVIPLPETFRQTPATDTSSDMKFEGIPLDSILPEWWRVLGNEELDRLMDMAMARNQDLRIASMRVAHTQARFEQAMGTRLPTVSVPARVGVEAPEQGIGDNPRGESVRSRNIFQISLRGDWRPDIWGDQKAEAEAARYRLWKTTFDHDIVSMNVIAEVALAYAEYLSLTDRLHLAWETERVVEQMLQAVQDRVDHGDATMLDYEQQRSAVYGVKAIIPELELQRDEVQHRLSRITGVTPADLETTGETLESLALPRMIPGVPSSLLLRRPDVRSVEADLLAADADIDVARARVLPPLDLTSQIGYGSRYFSEWFMPHSLAYNAIASLTATLFDGGVRRKERDFAEARNEELVELYVRVLYDAVREVEDALAVLRRTEQRLAALDVACEASGRALEYSQTLYNLQAVDFLTLLMTERTHHQNLDDRLQVRLDRHRGLIRLFRALGGGVPVSAPLPGKGVRPDVALATVGGRIQTDQLVPLEETGVIWGLEEKTPASADTWLVELSGLYDRAAVLATLRDLRQEHPELMIDRELLALESGVERADGEERIHWYRLRLLPETSLEEAEAACRTLQRAKRRCQVVSP, from the coding sequence ATGACCAGCATCCGCTTTTTGTCGCTCTGCCTCACTTTGGCTCTCTGCCTTTCCGTGCTCTCCGGGTGCGGCGTCAAACGTGACGCTTATGATGTTCCCGTCATCCCTCTGCCCGAAACCTTTCGGCAGACCCCGGCCACGGATACGTCTTCGGACATGAAATTTGAGGGCATCCCCCTGGATTCCATTTTGCCCGAATGGTGGCGGGTCCTGGGCAACGAGGAACTGGACCGACTGATGGACATGGCCATGGCCCGCAACCAGGATCTGCGCATTGCCTCGATGCGGGTGGCCCATACCCAAGCCCGCTTTGAGCAGGCCATGGGCACCCGCTTGCCGACGGTCAGTGTGCCGGCCCGGGTCGGGGTGGAAGCCCCTGAACAGGGCATTGGGGACAATCCCCGAGGCGAGAGCGTTCGGAGCCGGAACATTTTCCAGATCAGCTTGCGTGGCGATTGGCGCCCGGACATTTGGGGCGACCAGAAAGCCGAGGCCGAGGCGGCCCGCTACCGGCTGTGGAAGACCACGTTTGACCACGATATCGTCAGCATGAATGTCATTGCCGAGGTGGCCCTGGCCTATGCGGAGTATCTCTCCCTGACGGATCGTCTGCACCTGGCTTGGGAAACCGAACGCGTGGTGGAGCAGATGCTCCAGGCCGTGCAGGATCGGGTTGATCACGGTGACGCGACCATGCTGGACTATGAACAGCAGCGCTCGGCAGTCTATGGCGTGAAGGCAATCATCCCGGAGCTGGAGCTGCAGCGCGACGAAGTGCAGCATCGCCTCTCCCGGATTACCGGCGTTACCCCGGCTGACCTGGAAACCACCGGGGAGACCCTGGAAAGCCTGGCCCTGCCGCGGATGATTCCGGGCGTCCCCTCCAGCCTGCTGCTGCGCCGGCCGGATGTGCGCTCCGTTGAAGCGGACCTGCTGGCGGCGGATGCGGACATTGACGTTGCCCGGGCCAGGGTTCTGCCTCCTTTGGACCTGACTTCCCAGATCGGTTATGGAAGCCGCTATTTTTCAGAATGGTTCATGCCCCACAGCCTGGCCTACAACGCCATCGCCTCCCTCACGGCAACCCTCTTCGACGGCGGAGTGCGCAGAAAGGAACGTGACTTTGCCGAGGCCCGCAATGAAGAACTCGTGGAACTTTACGTCCGGGTGCTTTACGACGCGGTGCGGGAGGTGGAAGATGCCCTGGCCGTGCTGCGCCGCACCGAACAACGCCTTGCGGCCCTGGACGTGGCCTGCGAGGCATCGGGGCGCGCCCTGGAGTACAGCCAGACCCTTTACAATCTGCAGGCAGTGGACTTTCTCACCCTGCTGATGACCGAGCGGACCCACCACCAGAACCTGGACGATCGTCTGCAGGTTCGGCTGGACCGCCACCGTGGGTTGATCCGGCTGTTTCGGGCTCTGGGCGGTGGCGTCCCGGTCAGCGCCCCCTTGCCGGGCAAGGGCGTGCGCCCGGATGTTGCCCTGGCCACGGTCGGGGGCAGAATCCAGACCGACCAGCTCGTTCCCTTGGAGGAAACCGGCGTGATCTGGGGGCTGGAAGAAAAAACGCCGGCCAGTGCAGACACCTGGCTGGTGGAGCTGTCCGGTCTCTACGATCGGGCCGCGGTCCTCGCAACCCTCCGGGACCTGCGCCAGGAACACCCGGAGCTGATGATCGACCGTGAACTTCTGGCGCTTGAAAGCGGCGTGGAGCGGGCCGACGGCGAGGAGCGCATCCACTGGTACCGGTTGCGCCTTTTGCCGGAAACGTCCCTGGAGGAGGCCGAGGCCGCCTGCAGAACCCTGCAACGCGCCAAACGGCGATGCCAAGTGGTCAGTCCATGA